AAGTTTATCTTCCATTAATTGAAAAAAAGGATTCTTTAGAAAGCAATGATGGTTTAATTTTTGGTTCTATTTCGTATGATGAGCAACTTAAAAAATTAAGTTATTATTCTGCTGGAAATAATGCAATGTTTTATCAAGACACATATTTAGGTTTAAAACTAAAAAGAAGTTATGATTCAATAATTGGCGATGCAGTAGTTAGAAAAGAAATCGGAAAAAATGAAAGAAATTTTAAAAGTATTGTAAATGATTATAGATTAAGAAATTCATCTTTATTTTTAAATACAGATTTAGTAAAAACATCTTTAATTTTATCTCAATTAAGAGCTTATGATGTTTTCCCAAAAATTATTTTTTCTACTCAGTTAAATTATGACCCAATGTTAATGGTTTTAACTCAAGATAAAGATAGAGAAAAACTTGTAATTGCAAATTCAATTGATAATGTTGATACAAAATTAAAAGATGAAATTACAACTTTTGGTGGAAACATTACTTATGAATGGGTTGATTATTCTACACTTGTTGGAGTAAATTATTTATTTAACAATGGAAATTCATCTTTAATACCAACACAAGTAGCAAATAATGAGGTAATTTATACTCCTAGATTATTTAAAAGTACAGAAGTTGGCTTTTTAGAAATTAAGTAAAGTTTAGATAAAATCGCGAATATTTATGTGAATGGAGATTAGAATTGAGAACACATTATTGTACAGATGTAACTGAACAAAAGATTGGTGAAACTGTTACTGTTGCTGGTTGGGTAAACAGCAGACGTGACCATGGTGGAATTATATTTATTGATTTAAGAGATAAAAGTGGATTAGTTCAACTTGTAGCAGATCCTCAAGATTGTAAAGATGCTTTAAAAGTTGCTGAAACGGTAAGAGATGAATTTGTTTTAATTGCAACTGGAAAAGTAAGAGCAAGAGGTGAGGGATTAGAAAATCCAAATTTAGTTACTGGAAAAATAGAGATTATTTTAGAAAATTTAGTAATTGAAAATAGATCTAAACCAATGCCATTTGATATCAATGATGAAAAAGTAAATGATGAGATTAAACTAAGAAATAGATTTTTAGAATTAAGAAGTAGAAAATCATTTGAAATTTTCCAATTAAGAAGTAAAGCTACTATTCAAGTTAGAAATACTTTAGATGAATTAGGTTTCTTAGATGTTGAAACTCCAATTTTAACAAAATCTACACCAGAAGGTGCAAGGGATTATTTAGTTCCATCAAGAGTTCATCCAGGTGAATTTTATGCATTACCACAATCTCCACAATTATTTAAACAACTTTTAATGGTTGCAGGGTTTGATAGATATTTCCAAATTGCAAAATGTTTTAGAGATGAAGATTTAAGAGCTGATAGACAACCTGAATTTACTCAAATCGACGTTGAAATGTCATTTTGTACACAAGATGATGTAATTGCAGTTGCAGAGAGATTAATTTATGATGTATTTACAAAATGTGGGAAAAATATTCCTTCAACATTTAGAAGAATGAAATACTCAGAAGCTATGGAAAAATATGGTAGCGATAAACCAGATTTAAGATTTGATATGCCACTTGTTGATGTTATTGATATTTTTGCTAACTCAACAAATGAAATTTTTGCAGAAATTGCAAAAGACAAAAAAAATAATAGAATCAAAGCTTTAAAATGTAAAAATGGAGATAACATCTTCTCTAAAAGACAAATGAAAGGTTTTGAAGATTATGTTAGAAAATTTGGAGCTAAAGGTTTAGGTTATTTCCAAATGAAAGAAGATGGATTAAAAGGTCCATTAACTAAATTCTTTAGTGATGCTGATTTAGAAGAGATTGTAAAAGTAACTGAACTTGAAGTTGGTGACGTTGTATTCTTTGGAGCAGGGGCTAAAAAAGTAGTTTGGGATTATATGGGAAGATTTAGATTATTTCTTGCATCTGAGATGAATATTGTTCCACAAGATGCTTATGAGTTCTTATGGGTTGTAGATTTCCCAATGTTTGAAGTTGAAGATGGAAGAACAAAAGCACTTCACCATCCATTTACAATGCCAAATGTTGAAAAATTTGATTTAGACAATATTGAAGATTTAGAAGAGATTGAATCAATTGCTTATGATATTGTTTTAAATGGAACAGAACTTGGTGGTGGAAGTATAAGAATTCACAAAGAAGAAATCCAATCAAAAGTATTTAAACTAATGGGAATTAGTGAAGAAGAAGCAAAAGATAAATTTGGATTCTTACTTGATGCACTTTCTTATGGAGCACCAAGTCATGGTGGATTTGCAATGGGGCTTGATAGAATGATTATGTTATTAGCAGGAACTGATTCAATCAGAGATGTAATAGCCTTCCCTAAAACACAAAAAGCTCAATGTTTATTAACACAAGCTCCATCAAGCGTTGATGAAGAGCAATTAAAAGAGTTAAATATTAGACTAAGAAAAACAGTAGCAGATATTTAATACTGACAAATAAGAGGAACAATGATTAGATTTTTAATTTTTTTACTTGTTCCTCTATATTTATTTTCAAAATACCAAGTTGTAACTTATTTTCCTTTAGAATCTAGTATTGTTAGAAAAATAGCTCAAGATGAAGTAAAAATCAGAGAAATAACACATAGATTTACACAAAAAGAACAAAAACTTCCATATTCAGAAATCTCAAAATTATCAAATGCAAAAGTCTATTTCCATTTTGGTTTAGATATTGAAAATAACTATGCAAAACTTTTAAAAGCTGAAAATCCAGAACTGATTGTTGTTGATTTATCTTCAAATATTGAAAAAATTGATAATAATCCCTATATTTGGATGGATATTTTAGCAATTAGAGAAATTGCAAAAAATGTTTATGAATCTCTAATTTTAATAGATAAATACAAAGCAGAGTTTTATAAAAGAAATTATGAAATTTTTTTAGATGAGATTGATAATACTTTTTTACGAATCAAAAATAAATTAAATAGTAGTGAAATTAACACTGTTTATGTATTTGATGATTATTGGGAATACTTTGCAAGAAGATTTAGAATAAAAACAATCAAAAGAGAGAAACGATTTTTAAATATAAATGAAATCCCTCAACTAATGGATTATACACAAAAAATGGATGTTAAAAAAGTATTATTTTTAGATGACCATGATTATAATATAGCTCTTTCTTTAGGCTCAAACTTAAATATAAAATTTGTTGAAGATAACATATTTGAGGATAATTGGCAAATCAATCTTTTGAATTTGACTGATAATCTTTTAAAGTAATTAAAAAATTATTTTTTAATAAAGTCTAATTTATATACAACTGTATAAACACAAAAATTCCTTTTCTATATATAATTTCTACATGTAAATAAATTAGGAATAGAGATGTCAGATAATATTATTAATTATAAAGGTATAAATGTAAAAAAAGAGTTATATCCGATTATAAAGCATATTGAAGATGTAGATAAATATAAAGATGAACTTGGAAGATTAAGTTCTTCTTGGGATATGTTAGCTCTTTTAGGACAATTAGGTGATATAAATATAGATATTGGTAAAACAAAAGAAAATTTTTTAAATTTAACTTCTACGTTATTAAATCATTTAAGTGAACAACAAATAAAAAAAGTAACTCAAGAGATGAAGTTTAAAGCTCAAGTTGCTATTGATGTATTAATTAGAAATCTTTTTGAAAGAACAGCAGATATTGGATTTTTAGCTACTGATGATGATATTAGAATTTTTATTAAAAATTATGTATCAAAATATAATGAAGATAGTTTAATTTTAAGACAAAATTTACAAAAAAGATTTAAAGAGTATGTTTCTAAATATTCTGTTTATTTTGATATTGTATTACTTGATACTCATGGAAAAGTTCTTGTTAGACTTAATGATGATATAAAAGTTGAAAAAGTTGACTCTTCTTTTGTTCAAAAAATTTTAAATTCAAATGAAGATTATGTAGAAACTTATAAATTTCATGACTTTGTACCTCAATATAAAAAATCATTAGTTTATTCATATAAAGTGAATAAAACAAATGATTCAAGTAGTGAAAGTTTAGGTGTTTTAGCACTTTGTTTTAGATTTACAGATGAGATGAATGGAATTTTTAATAATCTTGTTGATACAAATAACAAAGAGTGTCTTACAATTTTGGATGAAGACGGATATGTAATTGCAAGTAGTGATAAAGAACATATTGGTTTAGGTGCAAAACTTCCAATTATTTTGAATGAAAATTATAAAATCATTTCTTACGCAGGACGTGATTATATAGCAAAAACATGTGAAACAAATGGTTATCAAGGTTTTTATGGTCTAAAATGGTATGGACATATTATGATTCCACTTGAGTACGCTTTTTTAAGTGATGAATTAAATTCTATTAATGTTGATAATAAAATCATAAATGCAATGATGGAAAATGAACAACATTTTTCAAAAGAGCTAAAAGAGGTATTTAATAAAAGTAAAACCATTCAAGATAATCTAATTAGAGTTATCTGGAATGGTAATATTGCTCAAAGTAAGTTAAATTCTGTAAACAGAGAGTTTTCTAAATCTCTTTTAAATGAGATTGGAATTACTGGAAATAAAGCAAATTCATCATTAGAAAATCTAAATCAAACTATCATTTCATCAATTTTAAAAGATAGTGAATTTTTATCTTCACTTACTATTGATATTATGGATAGAAATTTATATGAAAGAGCAAATGATTGTAGGTGGTGGGCTTTAAATTCATATTTTAGAGAAGCTTTAGATGATAATTTCAGTTTGAATAATAAAAAAAATGAAATCACATCTATTTTAAAATATATAAATGATTTATATACAGTTTATACAAATCTTATAATTTTTGATAAAGATGGAAAAATAATTGCAGTTTCAAATGAAAAAGAAGACCATTTAGTAGGAAAAATTTTAACTCAAGATTGGGTTGAAAAGACTTTGATGTTAAAGGATACTTCTAAATATACTGTTTCAAAATTTGAAAAAACAAATTTATATAATAATGAATCAACATATATTTATAGTAGTGCAATTAGGTCTTTAAAAGATGAAAAAGTAATCACTGGTGGAATTGCTGTTGTATTTGATTCAACTCCACAATTTTATGCAATGCTTGAAGAAACATTGCCAAAAAATACTGATGGTGAAAAATTACCAGGAATATTTACTTTATTTACAGATAAAAATAAACAAATTATAGCTTCAACAAATGATAAATTTGAAGTTGATTCTTATTTAAATATTGATGATTCATTTTTTAATTTAAAAAATTCACAAAATGTAAGTAAGATTATTGAATTTGAAGGAAGTTACTATGCTGTTGGAGTAAAATGCTCAAATGGATATAGAGAGTATAAAAGTAGGGTAGATGATTATAAAAATGATGTATTGTCTTTTGTATTTATTTGTATAGGAAGTATAAATTGTTATACATTCCTTGAAAATACAAAATCAAAATTCTTAACTTCATCAAAAACAAAATTTACATCTTCAAGTGTAGAATTGGCAACTTTCTATTTAGGTAAAAAATTACTTGCAGTTGATGCAAAAAATGTAATAGAATCAATAGGAATAGAAGAGTTACAAGAATCAATTGATATGGATAAAAAGAATCACTTTAAAGGAATGGTTTTACATAAAGATAAATTAATTTCAGTTTTAGATATAAGAGATTTTGTAAATGAAGAAATTACAAATGAAAAACTGACAAATATAATTTTGGTTGAATATGATAAAGATAATATTCAACATTGTGTTGGAATTATGGTTTCATCACTTGAAACTGTAAGTGTTGTGGAAGAAAAATCAATTCAACATATTCAAAATCATTTTTTAGGAACAGGAACATTAATAGAGAGTTTGGTTGAAATCAAAGATTTAGAAGAATCAAAAATAGCAATGTTATTGGATATTAAAAAATTGGATAATAATTTAACAAAAAGAATCTAATTTTTTTATAGTAGGGGTTAAAATCTATTTGGGCATAATACGAAAAAACTAATATATTTTAAAGAAGAAAAATGAGTAATATTAATAAACCAAATAAATTTTTACCTACAACTAAAGAAGAGATGAAACAAAGAGGTTGGGATGAACTTGATGTTGTCCTAATCACAGGAGATGCTTACATAGATTCACCATTTATGGGAATTGCAGTTGTTGGGCGAATCCTTGAAGATATAGGATTAAGGGTTGGAATAATTGGACAACCTGATGTTAATAGTGATGTTGATATAAAAAGAATGGGTGAACCTAAACTTTTTTGGGGAGTAAGTGGTGGAAGTATTGATTCAATGGTTTCAAATTACACAGCAACTAAAAAGTTTAGAAATGATGATGATTACACTCCAGGTGGAAAAAACAATAAAAGACCAGATAGAGCTACTTTAGTTTATACAAATCTAATAAGAAGATACTTCAAAAATACTGTTCCTATTGTTCTTGGTGGAATTGAAGCAAGTCTTAGAAGACTTACTCATTATGATTATTGGACAAATAAGCTTAGAAAACCAATATTATTTGATACAAAAGCTGATTATATGGTTTATGGAATGGGTGAACAAGCCATTATTGATTTGGGAAATTACCTAAAAGAAGGAAAAGACCCAAGGAGTATAAGAGGGCTTTGTTATATTTCAAAAGAGCCAGTTGAAGAGTATTTAAGAATACCATCACATCAAGAGTGTTTGGATTTTAAAGAGAAATATATAGACCTTTTCAAAGCTTTTTATGACAATAATGACCCAGTTTATTCAAAAGGTTTATGCCAAGAGGTTGATGGAAGATATTTGATTCAAAATCCACCTAGCCGTCATATGGAAGAAGAAGAGATGGATAAAATTGCCTCTTTCCCATACCAAAGAGATGCCCATCCATACAATGCAAAAGATGGAAAAGTAAAGTGTCTTGAAACTATTAAATTTTCAATTATGACACATCACGGATGTTGGGGGGAGTGTAATTTCTGTGCAATTGCAGCTCATCAAGGTCGAACTATACGAACAAGAAGCGAAAAAAATATCTTAGCTGAAGCAAAACATTTTACAACAATGAAAGATTTTAAAGGAATTATTTCAGATGTTGGAGGACCAACAGCAAATATGTATGGTTATGAGTGTGTTAAAAAGATGAATTTAGGAACTTGTACAGATAATAAAAGATGTGTAGATGCCCACAGACTTTGTCGAACTATGAAAGTTGACCATAGTAGAAATATACAACTTTTAAAAGATATTAGAAAAGTTCCAGGTATTAAAAAAGCCTTTGTAGCATCAGGTGTTAGGTATGATTTAATCACAGCTGATAAAAAGCATGGAAAAGAGTATTTAAAAGAGATGATAGACCATCATATTTCAGGTCAAATGAAAGTAGCTCCTGAACATACAAATGATGAAGTTTTACATCATATGGGAAAACCAGGAAAACAAACACTAATTGATTTTAAAAAGATGTATGATGATTTAAACAAAGAATCAGGGAAAAAACAGTTTTTGACATATTATTTAATAGCAGCACATCCAGGTTGTGAAGAAAAACATATGCACGAACTAAAACAATTTACAACTCACGAACTTAAAATGAATCCTGAACAAGCTCAAGTATTTACACCAACTCCTGGAACTTATTCAGCTGTTATGTATTATACAGAAATGGATCCATTTACAAAGAAAAAGATTTTTGTTGAAAAAGACCAAAGAAGAAAAGAGCGACAAAAAGAGATTGTTGTTGCAAAAAATGCTTTTGCAAGTTCAAATAAGAAAAAAAGTTCAAGTTCAGGAATGCAAGGTTAGATTTTAACTAATATAAAAAAAGGGAAGCTATTTTTAGCTTCCCTTTTTTATTGAACTGAAAACATGATTAAGCTAATGCGTTAAACATATCTGCTGTAACTTCTGAAACATCTTTTGTTCCATCAAGTTCCATAAATACACCCATTTTTGTATAAAAATCGATTAATGGTGCAGTTTGTGTATGGTATGCATCAAGTCTGCTAATAACAGTTTCAGCATTATCATCTTTTCTGATAATTAGTTCACCACCGCAGTAGTCACACTCATCCTCTTTTTTAGATGGGTTAAATTCAACATGGAAAGATGCTCCACATTTTGAACATACTCTTCTTCCTGTAATTCTTCCAACAATTAATTCATCAGGAACATTTAAAGAGATAACTTTATCTAAAGAAATTCCCATATTATTCATTAATTCACTTAAAGCTTCTGCTTGAGCTAGAGTTCTTGGAAATCCATCAAGAATAAAACCATTTTTACAGTCAGACTCAGCAAGTCTATCTTTGATAATACCAATAATAGTTGAATCAGGAACTAATTTTCCTTCATCCATAAATTTTTTTGCTTCCATTCCCATATCAGTTTTATCAGCAATTGCAGCTCTTAAAATATCACCTGTTGAGATTTGTGGAATATTGTATTTTTCAATTAAAAACTTTGCTTGTGTCCCTTTACCAGCACCAGGTGCTCCAAATAGCATTAAATTCATATTTCGTTTCCTTAGTTTTTTACGTATTGTATAGAAAAAGGTTTTAATAAAAGATAAGGTTATAATAATACATAAAGAATTTAAAAGTTTTTTGATACAATTATCCCTCTTAAATTTAAAGGGTATATATGAAAAAATTATTTTTAATTATCGGAGCACCTGGAAGTGGTAAAACTACAGATGCTGAACTTATTGCTGTAAATCACGATAATATAACTCATTATTCAACTGGAGATATGTTTAGAGCTGAAGTTGCAAGTGGTTCGCAAAGAGGTCAAATAATTGAGAAATATATTAGTGCTGGAAATATCGTGCCAATTGATATTGCTATTGAAACTATTGTAAAAGCTATTAAAAATGCTTCAACAGATATTGTAATTATTGATGGATATCCAAGAAGTATTGAGCAAATGGTTGAGTTAGATAAATACTTAGCAAATGAAGATGAAGTAGAGTTGGTAAACTGTATTGAGGTTGAAGTTAGTGAACAAGTTGCACGTGATAGAGTTTTAGGGCGTGCAAGGGGAAGTGATGATAATGTTGAAGTATTTAATAATAGAATGAAAGTTTATATAGAACCTTTAGAACAAATCAGAGCTTTTTATACAAAAAAGAGTATATTAAAAGTAATTAGTGGTGAGGGAACTATCAAAGAGATAGTTGATGAAATGGATAAGTTTATCCAATTAAGAATCTAAATTATGTTAGAAAAACCAAATTTTTATAGTGTAATAATTGGAACTGAACTTTTAAATGGGCGTAGAATTGATGCCCATTTTGCATTTTTAAACCAACAACTTTTAAGCCGAGGTTGGGAACATAAAGCCTCTTTTGTCATAACAGATGACATAAATCTTATGGAAAATATCTTTAATCTAATAAAAAATGACCCAAACTCTGTAATGTTCTGTTTTGGTGGAATTGGTGCAACGCCTGATGATTATACAAGAGAGATTGCAGGAAAAGTCTTCACTTCTGGAGCTATGGAATTTCACGAAGAGGCAAAAAATAGAATTATAAATCAATTTGGTGATGAAGCTTATCCACATAGAATAAATATGGCATATCTGCCAATAAATGCAAAACTTCTTAAAAATGTAGTAAATAATGTAGCAGGATTTTACCTAGAAGATAGATTTTTCTTTACCCCAGGTTTTCCATCGATGAGCCAAGCTATGGTTATAGAAGCTTTAGATAAGTTATATCCAAAATCAAACCTTAAAAAATACAGACTTGTTATGACAATAGAAACAAGTGAAAATGACCTAATAGATACTATGAAAAAAATCCCTTCACATATTGAACTCTCTTCACTTCCTAAAATAATAGGAGATAAAAGAAAAGTGGTGATTTCTTTGGCTGGATATGATAAGGATGAGGTTGAAAAGTATTTTGGTATGTTTGTTGATTATTGTGAAAAAAATGAAAAAGAGTTTATTTTAAAAGATATAAGTTTGTAGTTTATTTAACTGGTTCATTATAATCACCAATTCTAAAACCATCATCTTTTGGATATTTTCCTAGATTATAATCATTCCAAACTTTTACACAAAGTTTATCTTTTTTTTCAAATCCATCTTTTGCAAAAATATGAGCTCTTCCAAAATTTGGGAATACTCCCATTCCTGCTGCATACATATAGGCAATATAACAATTTGCTTCATACTCTTTTTGTTTTGAAGCAAGTTTAAAATAGTGTAGGGCTTTTTCATAATCTTTATCTACAATTTCCCCCATCAGCAAAAATCTTCCTATCATCATTTGAGATTTTGCGTGACCTTTATTTGCTGCTTCTACAAAATTGTTATAGGCTTTTACTAAATTATAATGATGAGTTGATTTTGAAAGATGAATTTTCCCTAAAATATAAGTAGATTCTAAATTTCCTAATTCAGAGGCTTTTGTGAAATATTCCACTGCTTTATTGATATTTTTTGCAATTCCATCACCTTTTAAATAAATCAAACCTAATTCGTGAATAGCTTTTGGATTATTTTCATTTTCTAAATCTTTGTAGTAACTAAGAGCTTTCATAGTTCCTTGCACTTTATGAATAGTATAAACCTCTTCAAATGTCATTGCATTTGAAAGAGTTACTAAAACAAAAAGTGAAAGAACTAATTTTTTCATACTATCTCTTTTTCTATATTTGGATTTAGTGTTGTTGTGATTTCATAAGTAATTGTATCATGAACTTGAGCTAATGCATTTACATCATCAAAAATACAAACTTTTTCATCATCTGTATTTAAACATAAATTATCCATAGATACTCTTCCTAAAACTTTATAACCTTTTGGAGTAGTGTAAGATTTTCTCTCATTTAATCTTAAAAAACCATCTCCATAACCAATATCATATGTAGAAATAACGATATTTTCTTCGGCTATATATTTCCCACCATAACCAGTGCTTTGTCCTTTTTTCAAAATTCTACTTGATAATTTATTTGCCCAAAGTGACATTACAGGTTTTAATTTTGGAAATTTAAAAATATCTGCATTATCTAAATATCCATAAGTTGCAATTCCAACTCTAGCAAAACTTTCATCGAAATTTGATGTTCTAAAAAGTGCTGCTGAATTACAAGAATGGAAAGCTGGAAGAGGTAAAGAAAGTTGTTCACATATTCTTTTCACATTCTCTTTAACACTAGAAAAAACGGCTTTTTGCCAGAAGAAATTAGTAGATAATTCATCTGCTCCTTTATGGTGTGTGAATACACCTGTAACATTGATTTCTCTTTTAGAAAGCCCTAAAAAAGCCTCTTCTATTTGTTCAGGCAAAATTCCATTTCGATGCATTCCTGTATCAACT
The genomic region above belongs to Arcobacter ellisii and contains:
- a CDS encoding competence/damage-inducible protein A encodes the protein MLEKPNFYSVIIGTELLNGRRIDAHFAFLNQQLLSRGWEHKASFVITDDINLMENIFNLIKNDPNSVMFCFGGIGATPDDYTREIAGKVFTSGAMEFHEEAKNRIINQFGDEAYPHRINMAYLPINAKLLKNVVNNVAGFYLEDRFFFTPGFPSMSQAMVIEALDKLYPKSNLKKYRLVMTIETSENDLIDTMKKIPSHIELSSLPKIIGDKRKVVISLAGYDKDEVEKYFGMFVDYCEKNEKEFILKDISL
- a CDS encoding YgiQ family radical SAM protein; this translates as MSNINKPNKFLPTTKEEMKQRGWDELDVVLITGDAYIDSPFMGIAVVGRILEDIGLRVGIIGQPDVNSDVDIKRMGEPKLFWGVSGGSIDSMVSNYTATKKFRNDDDYTPGGKNNKRPDRATLVYTNLIRRYFKNTVPIVLGGIEASLRRLTHYDYWTNKLRKPILFDTKADYMVYGMGEQAIIDLGNYLKEGKDPRSIRGLCYISKEPVEEYLRIPSHQECLDFKEKYIDLFKAFYDNNDPVYSKGLCQEVDGRYLIQNPPSRHMEEEEMDKIASFPYQRDAHPYNAKDGKVKCLETIKFSIMTHHGCWGECNFCAIAAHQGRTIRTRSEKNILAEAKHFTTMKDFKGIISDVGGPTANMYGYECVKKMNLGTCTDNKRCVDAHRLCRTMKVDHSRNIQLLKDIRKVPGIKKAFVASGVRYDLITADKKHGKEYLKEMIDHHISGQMKVAPEHTNDEVLHHMGKPGKQTLIDFKKMYDDLNKESGKKQFLTYYLIAAHPGCEEKHMHELKQFTTHELKMNPEQAQVFTPTPGTYSAVMYYTEMDPFTKKKIFVEKDQRRKERQKEIVVAKNAFASSNKKKSSSSGMQG
- the aspS gene encoding aspartate--tRNA ligase, which codes for MRTHYCTDVTEQKIGETVTVAGWVNSRRDHGGIIFIDLRDKSGLVQLVADPQDCKDALKVAETVRDEFVLIATGKVRARGEGLENPNLVTGKIEIILENLVIENRSKPMPFDINDEKVNDEIKLRNRFLELRSRKSFEIFQLRSKATIQVRNTLDELGFLDVETPILTKSTPEGARDYLVPSRVHPGEFYALPQSPQLFKQLLMVAGFDRYFQIAKCFRDEDLRADRQPEFTQIDVEMSFCTQDDVIAVAERLIYDVFTKCGKNIPSTFRRMKYSEAMEKYGSDKPDLRFDMPLVDVIDIFANSTNEIFAEIAKDKKNNRIKALKCKNGDNIFSKRQMKGFEDYVRKFGAKGLGYFQMKEDGLKGPLTKFFSDADLEEIVKVTELEVGDVVFFGAGAKKVVWDYMGRFRLFLASEMNIVPQDAYEFLWVVDFPMFEVEDGRTKALHHPFTMPNVEKFDLDNIEDLEEIESIAYDIVLNGTELGGGSIRIHKEEIQSKVFKLMGISEEEAKDKFGFLLDALSYGAPSHGGFAMGLDRMIMLLAGTDSIRDVIAFPKTQKAQCLLTQAPSSVDEEQLKELNIRLRKTVADI
- a CDS encoding metal ABC transporter substrate-binding protein; this encodes MIRFLIFLLVPLYLFSKYQVVTYFPLESSIVRKIAQDEVKIREITHRFTQKEQKLPYSEISKLSNAKVYFHFGLDIENNYAKLLKAENPELIVVDLSSNIEKIDNNPYIWMDILAIREIAKNVYESLILIDKYKAEFYKRNYEIFLDEIDNTFLRIKNKLNSSEINTVYVFDDYWEYFARRFRIKTIKREKRFLNINEIPQLMDYTQKMDVKKVLFLDDHDYNIALSLGSNLNIKFVEDNIFEDNWQINLLNLTDNLLK
- a CDS encoding adenylate kinase yields the protein MKKLFLIIGAPGSGKTTDAELIAVNHDNITHYSTGDMFRAEVASGSQRGQIIEKYISAGNIVPIDIAIETIVKAIKNASTDIVIIDGYPRSIEQMVELDKYLANEDEVELVNCIEVEVSEQVARDRVLGRARGSDDNVEVFNNRMKVYIEPLEQIRAFYTKKSILKVISGEGTIKEIVDEMDKFIQLRI
- a CDS encoding chemotaxis protein CheW; this translates as MSDNIINYKGINVKKELYPIIKHIEDVDKYKDELGRLSSSWDMLALLGQLGDINIDIGKTKENFLNLTSTLLNHLSEQQIKKVTQEMKFKAQVAIDVLIRNLFERTADIGFLATDDDIRIFIKNYVSKYNEDSLILRQNLQKRFKEYVSKYSVYFDIVLLDTHGKVLVRLNDDIKVEKVDSSFVQKILNSNEDYVETYKFHDFVPQYKKSLVYSYKVNKTNDSSSESLGVLALCFRFTDEMNGIFNNLVDTNNKECLTILDEDGYVIASSDKEHIGLGAKLPIILNENYKIISYAGRDYIAKTCETNGYQGFYGLKWYGHIMIPLEYAFLSDELNSINVDNKIINAMMENEQHFSKELKEVFNKSKTIQDNLIRVIWNGNIAQSKLNSVNREFSKSLLNEIGITGNKANSSLENLNQTIISSILKDSEFLSSLTIDIMDRNLYERANDCRWWALNSYFREALDDNFSLNNKKNEITSILKYINDLYTVYTNLIIFDKDGKIIAVSNEKEDHLVGKILTQDWVEKTLMLKDTSKYTVSKFEKTNLYNNESTYIYSSAIRSLKDEKVITGGIAVVFDSTPQFYAMLEETLPKNTDGEKLPGIFTLFTDKNKQIIASTNDKFEVDSYLNIDDSFFNLKNSQNVSKIIEFEGSYYAVGVKCSNGYREYKSRVDDYKNDVLSFVFICIGSINCYTFLENTKSKFLTSSKTKFTSSSVELATFYLGKKLLAVDAKNVIESIGIEELQESIDMDKKNHFKGMVLHKDKLISVLDIRDFVNEEITNEKLTNIILVEYDKDNIQHCVGIMVSSLETVSVVEEKSIQHIQNHFLGTGTLIESLVEIKDLEESKIAMLLDIKKLDNNLTKRI
- a CDS encoding alanine racemase — its product is MAKILLNKENLFYNFDVISNKTGSKEKVAVVLKDNAYGHGLIEIGTLASEYGIKKAVVRTIDDALKIEKLFDYIVILAEKTFHTYSHTFHIALNSLEDINKLPKNSNVHIKVDTGMHRNGILPEQIEEAFLGLSKREINVTGVFTHHKGADELSTNFFWQKAVFSSVKENVKRICEQLSLPLPAFHSCNSAALFRTSNFDESFARVGIATYGYLDNADIFKFPKLKPVMSLWANKLSSRILKKGQSTGYGGKYIAEENIVISTYDIGYGDGFLRLNERKSYTTPKGYKVLGRVSMDNLCLNTDDEKVCIFDDVNALAQVHDTITYEITTTLNPNIEKEIV
- a CDS encoding tetratricopeptide repeat protein, producing the protein MKKLVLSLFVLVTLSNAMTFEEVYTIHKVQGTMKALSYYKDLENENNPKAIHELGLIYLKGDGIAKNINKAVEYFTKASELGNLESTYILGKIHLSKSTHHYNLVKAYNNFVEAANKGHAKSQMMIGRFLLMGEIVDKDYEKALHYFKLASKQKEYEANCYIAYMYAAGMGVFPNFGRAHIFAKDGFEKKDKLCVKVWNDYNLGKYPKDDGFRIGDYNEPVK
- a CDS encoding adenylate kinase: MNLMLFGAPGAGKGTQAKFLIEKYNIPQISTGDILRAAIADKTDMGMEAKKFMDEGKLVPDSTIIGIIKDRLAESDCKNGFILDGFPRTLAQAEALSELMNNMGISLDKVISLNVPDELIVGRITGRRVCSKCGASFHVEFNPSKKEDECDYCGGELIIRKDDNAETVISRLDAYHTQTAPLIDFYTKMGVFMELDGTKDVSEVTADMFNALA